Proteins from one Penicillium digitatum chromosome 2, complete sequence genomic window:
- a CDS encoding Oxidoreductase, short-chain dehydrogenase/reductase family: protein MLLPKTEYLSDSWKDGIFANKVVFCTGGAGTICSAQVRALVHLGANACIIGRNVDKTERVARDIATARPGAKVIGIGSVDVRKPENLQQAVERCVKELGGIDFVIAGAAGNFLALIEQLSVNAFKSVMDIDVLGSYNTLKATLPYLKESASKHRMDPKTLQPSPIGTGGRIIFVSATIHYRGMPFQTHVSVAKAGIDSLSNSVAIEYGPRGLTSNIIAPGPIASTEGLERLLPSDALEAYTKAQPLGRFGHVRDIADATVYLFSDTGSYVSGQTLVVDGANWRMSAGGASGGSLSYPEFLLSGDEVPNVTGKKSKL, encoded by the exons ATGCTGCTGCCCAAGACAGAATATTTGAGTGATTCCTGGAAGGATGGGATCTTCG CAAACAAAGTGGTCTTCTGCACAGGTGGCGCTGGCACTATCTGCAGTGCCCAGGTTCGGGCCTTGGTACACCTCGGTGCCAACGCCTGTATCATTGGCCGCAATGTGGATAAGACCGAGCGTGTCGCCCGGGACATCGCAACAGCCCGACCCGGTGCCAAGGTGATTGGCATTGGTTCCGTGGACGTGCGCAAGCCCGAGAACTTGCAGCAAGCAGTTGAACGCTGTGTAAAGGAGCTTGGAGGCATTGATTTTGTCAT TGCTGGAGCGGCGGGTAACTTCCTCGCCTTGATTGAGCAACTCTCAGTCAATGCATTCAAGTCAGTAATGGATATTGACGTCTTGGGATCTTATAATACCCTCAAGGCAACTCTTCCGTATCTAAAAGAGTCAGCAAGCAAACACAGAATGGACCCAAAGACTC TTCAACCATCACCGATTGGAACCGGTGGAAGAATCATCTTTGTCAGTGCCACGATACACTACCGGGGTATGCCCTTCCAGACCCATGTATCCGTTGCCAAAGCCGGCATCGATTCCTTGTCAAACAGTGTTGCGATCGAGTATGGTCCTCGCGGGTTGACTTCTAATATCATTGCGCCGGGACCTATTGCATCGACCGAG GGCTTGGAACGCCTCCTGCCATCAGATGCCCTGGAGGCCTATACCAAGGCCCAGCCACTCGGGCGCTTTGGCCATGTACGAGACATCGCCGATGCCACCGTATATCTTTTCTCAGACACTGGAAGCTATGTCAGTGGTCAAACGCTtgttg TCGATGGCGCAAACTGGCGCATGTCGGCAGGTGGTGCTTCTGGTGGAAGTTTGTCTTATCCAGAATTCTTGCTTTCGGGGGATGAGGTACCTAACGTGACTGGCAAGAAGTCTAAGCTTTGA
- a CDS encoding CtnG, with protein MACPISVSKFVGTVSLGLLTGLSYSTSAITIPALQLLPTATTAARSLNEVKRLTRRHALRLSFLTNSCFCFAWCLSSPRRRHPYMVWLCAFSTIGAHGLDFWFNRHLGFKNWASAVIRDVSHFSLVRDPNTGKDEDLVVVEAQGDVNGETVQREMVRERRLQRARTWLSGIALSIGIVGLWGDKR; from the exons ATGGCCTGTCCCATCAGCGTCAGCAAGTTTGTTGGCACTGTCTCCCTCGGTCTTCTTACC GGCCTCTCCTACTCCACATCAGCCATCACAATTCCAGCTCTACAACTCCTTCCAACAGCGACTACCGCCGCCCGCTCCTTAAACGAAGTAAAGCGCCTAACCCGCCGACATGCCCTGCGCCTCTCCTTCCTGACAAATTCTTGCTTCTGTTTCGCATGGTGTCTTTCATCTCCCCGCCGCCGACACCCGTACATGGTCTGGCTGTGTGCATTTTCTACAATCGGTGCCCACGGCCTTGATTTCTGGTTCAACCGTCACCTCGGCTTCAAGAACTGGGCGTCAGCTGTGATCCGCGACGTCTCCCACTTCTCCCTAGTCCGGGACCCGAACACAGGCAAAGATGAAGACCTTGTTGTAGTTGAAGCCCAGGGCGACGTGAACGGCGAGACAGTTCAGCGCGAGATGGTCCGGGAGCGCCGGCTCCAACGAGCGCGCACTTGGTTGTCTGGTATCGCGCTTTCTATTGGAATTGTTGGTCTTTGGGGGGACAAGAGGTGA